From Lawsonia intracellularis PHE/MN1-00, the proteins below share one genomic window:
- a CDS encoding lysophospholipid acyltransferase family protein: MIKSLTPFSQSSYKTPQKSIPKFIQQFPNIGYLPILWIITKGGIKAYFKKYTSESWVQSSKEVFSVLEKVGCQFNIEGLEHIHNNNSPCIIIGNHMSTLETFVLPSIIQPYKPVTFIVKKSLISYPFFGKILSSRNPIIIKRQNPRVDFSKVLEEGSNHLNSGTSLIIFPQSTRSHTFLPEKFNSIGVKLARRTGVPVIPLALKTDAWGEGKLIKDFGPINPQKTIHFSFGAPIYVSGTGKNEHEKIILFIKEKINEWNKLDNLS; the protein is encoded by the coding sequence ATGATTAAATCTCTCACACCATTTAGCCAATCTTCATATAAGACTCCTCAAAAGTCTATTCCAAAATTTATACAACAATTCCCTAATATTGGTTATCTTCCAATATTATGGATCATTACCAAAGGTGGTATCAAAGCTTATTTTAAAAAATATACTTCTGAATCATGGGTTCAATCAAGTAAAGAAGTTTTTAGTGTTTTAGAAAAGGTTGGCTGTCAATTCAATATTGAAGGATTAGAACATATACATAATAATAACTCCCCTTGCATTATTATAGGTAATCACATGAGTACACTAGAAACATTTGTTCTTCCTTCAATAATTCAGCCATACAAACCTGTTACTTTTATTGTGAAAAAAAGTTTAATTAGTTATCCATTTTTTGGAAAAATTTTATCTTCAAGAAATCCTATTATTATAAAGCGCCAAAACCCAAGGGTAGATTTCTCAAAAGTACTTGAGGAAGGTTCAAATCACCTCAACAGTGGAACCTCTCTTATTATTTTTCCTCAAAGTACTCGATCACATACCTTTCTCCCTGAAAAATTTAATAGCATAGGTGTAAAACTTGCACGACGTACTGGAGTGCCAGTTATCCCTTTAGCTCTTAAAACAGATGCTTGGGGTGAAGGGAAATTGATAAAGGACTTTGGACCAATCAATCCTCAAAAAACTATTCATTTCTCATTTGGTGCTCCTATTTATGTATCAGGAACAGGGAAAAATGAACACGAAAAAATTATTCTATTTATTAAGGAAAAAATAAATGAGTGGAATAAACTTGACAACCTATCTTAA
- a CDS encoding RNA recognition motif domain-containing protein, with the protein MAKSIYVGNLPWSATEEQVQSLFSEYGHVMAVKLVSDRETGRARGFGFVEMEEPGATAAIEALDNANFGGRTLRVNEAKPRAPRAPRY; encoded by the coding sequence ATGGCTAAGTCTATTTATGTTGGTAATCTTCCCTGGTCTGCTACAGAAGAACAAGTTCAAAGTCTTTTTTCTGAGTATGGTCATGTAATGGCTGTAAAACTTGTAAGTGATCGTGAAACAGGTCGTGCACGTGGTTTTGGTTTTGTTGAAATGGAGGAGCCTGGTGCTACAGCTGCTATTGAAGCCCTAGATAATGCAAATTTTGGTGGGCGTACTTTGCGTGTAAATGAGGCAAAACCTCGAGCACCCCGAGCACCACGTTACTAG